TCTAAAGAATTGACAGTGAACTTCGTAAAATGTGCAAGCTGCGAAGGCTAATCTTTAGCAATTATTAAAATAAAAAACGACCTTCGGATATGAGCCCGAAGGTCGTTTTATTTTATTTCAAAAAACACCTAAAATCCTATTTTTTCGGAGGGAATTTTTTGAATAAATCTTGAATGGCTGATTGAATAATTTTTTCTGAATCTGCCCTAGTAGAAAATTCTTTGCTAAACACGCCTTGCCAAATCAAATGTTGATTGGTGGCGTCTAACATTTCAATCACTAAATCTTTTTGTAGTTTTTTGGTTTTGATAGGGATACCCACTTGCATACTTGTCCCAAAACCACCGCCATAACTACCTGTCCCGATGCCCACCGTGTTGGTATTCGTCACGACTTGCTCGGCAGGTTTTATATCAATCAAAACTTGTGGATGATCTGATTTTTGCCATGATTTAGCTTTTAATTCTTGGTCGATTGCACGCACAATTCGCGTTTGGTCAAGCTGATTGACGCCGTTCCAATCGATATCCGAGAAATAGTTGTAAGTTTTAATTTGGCTAAAATCTACACCACGATCGTAGTCGGTATCTACATGAGCAGAGCTACACGCGGCCAATAAAAACAACGAAAAGATAAAATATAAATGTTTCATAATTAATCAATAATATTCACCTCTCTTTCCAATTCTATACCAAATTGGTTTTGGATTGATTCTATAATCTCAGTCGAAAAATCATAAACCTCTTTCCCTGTTCCAAAATCTGGGTTGATGAGCACCAGTGCCTGCATGTGGTGCACGCCCACTTTGCCCACGCGTTTGCCTTTCCAGCCCGCTTTTTCAATGAGCCAGCCTGCAGGAATTTTTACATGCGCATCGTCCACACGATAATGCGGGATTTCGGGATATTTTTGTTCAAGCTGAAGATAAATTTCTTTTGGAACGATTGGATTTTTGAAGAAACTTCCCGTGTTTGGGCAAACTTTTGGGTCGGGCAATTTGCTCGAACGAATACTGATTACAGCATCGCTAATTTCTTGAATTGTAGGGTTTTCAATATTTTTTGAAGACAATTCTTGCTGAATTGCTCCGTATAAAATTCGTAATTCGTGGTTTTTTTTAGTCAGTTTAAAAGTTACCGCCGTTACGATGAATTTACCTTTCAATGTTCGTTTAAAGATAGATTCTCTATATCCAAATTGGCATTCAGCATTGCTAAAGGTTTTAAGCGTAAGGTTTTCAATATCAAAAGCTTCTACGCTTTCTATGTGGTCTTTTACTTCTACGCCATAGGCACCAATATTCTGAATCGGCGAAGCGCCCACCGTACCTGGAATCAACGAAAGATTTTCTAATCCGCCCAAATCTTTGACTAAACAGTTTAAAACAAATTCATGCCAATTTTCGCCCGCTGCTGCTTTAATCCAAATATGATTTTCGGTTTCTTTTTCTACGGAAATTCCCTTTAATTCAATTTTTAAAATATCGCCATCAAAATCATGCAAAAAAAGAACATTTGAGCCTCCGCCCAAAACATAGAAATTCGGATTTTTATTCTCGGTAAAATATTGTTTTAAATCCTCTATGTTTTCAATTTCAATCAGGCGTTTAGCTTGCACATCGAGCGCGAGAGTCGTAAATTCCTTTAATGATGAATTTTCAATAATTTTAGCCATGATTTATAAGGTGTTATTTGGATATTCTTTTAGCGCAACTTCCAAGGCTTCGAGCGCCAATTTTAAATCTTCGGTATTGAGCACATACGCCAATCGAGCTTGGTTTTTGCCTAAATTAGGCGTGAAATAAAAACCTTGCATAGGTGCGAACATCACGGTGTTTCCGTTGTGTGCGAAATCTTGAAGCAGCCACACCGCAAATTTTTCGGCATCATCTACGGGCAATTGTACCGCGCAGTAAAAAGCACCCGTAGGTTTTGGGCACACCACACCAGGAATTTGGTTGAGGCGTTCCACCATAAAATCACGACGCTTTTTGTATTCAGCATTAGCTTCTTTCAGATATTCGTGTGCGTTGTTCAGTGCCACGGCACCCAATTTTTGACTAGTCACGCATGGGCTCAATCGCGCTTGTCCGTATTTCAAAACATTAGCGATAAATTCTTTATTTTTAGAGGCTACCGAGCCTAGTCTAATTCCGCACATGCTGAATCTTTTAGACTCAGAATCAATTATAATTGCATTTTGAGCTAATTCTGGAAAGTGCATAATAGAAGTATGTTCTTGCTCGTACGAAAATTCACGATACACTTC
This Ornithobacterium rhinotracheale DNA region includes the following protein-coding sequences:
- a CDS encoding DUF4136 domain-containing protein, with protein sequence MKHLYFIFSLFLLAACSSAHVDTDYDRGVDFSQIKTYNYFSDIDWNGVNQLDQTRIVRAIDQELKAKSWQKSDHPQVLIDIKPAEQVVTNTNTVGIGTGSYGGGFGTSMQVGIPIKTKKLQKDLVIEMLDATNQHLIWQGVFSKEFSTRADSEKIIQSAIQDLFKKFPPKK
- the murB gene encoding UDP-N-acetylmuramate dehydrogenase; amino-acid sequence: MAKIIENSSLKEFTTLALDVQAKRLIEIENIEDLKQYFTENKNPNFYVLGGGSNVLFLHDFDGDILKIELKGISVEKETENHIWIKAAAGENWHEFVLNCLVKDLGGLENLSLIPGTVGASPIQNIGAYGVEVKDHIESVEAFDIENLTLKTFSNAECQFGYRESIFKRTLKGKFIVTAVTFKLTKKNHELRILYGAIQQELSSKNIENPTIQEISDAVISIRSSKLPDPKVCPNTGSFFKNPIVPKEIYLQLEQKYPEIPHYRVDDAHVKIPAGWLIEKAGWKGKRVGKVGVHHMQALVLINPDFGTGKEVYDFSTEIIESIQNQFGIELEREVNIID